A single genomic interval of Nonomuraea rubra harbors:
- a CDS encoding ABC transporter permease, protein MNLARYAVRRVLLGVAQVVAVASLVFVLTEALPGDAAVVLAGDIPDEERIAQLRAALELDRPAVERWADWLAGLAHGDLGVSLVSGRPVTGVLADGLPPTLVLAGLTLLLLVPLAVGAGVIAAVRQGGPLDRALTTVTVGLYSIPEFALGVVLVAVFAVRLGWFPPTAVGAPPNLLEQPALLVLPLVVLLARPVCSISRLVRAGMVDALNSGYAAHARRLGLSPWRVRLAHALPNALAPGVQQLARTTDWLLGGVIVVESVFVIPGLGTLLNDSVSARDIPVIQALCVVFATTTVVVNLAADLGAYRLVPGSAR, encoded by the coding sequence GTGAACCTGGCCCGATACGCGGTGCGCCGGGTGCTGCTCGGCGTGGCGCAGGTCGTGGCGGTGGCCTCGCTGGTGTTCGTGCTGACCGAGGCGCTGCCCGGCGACGCCGCCGTCGTGCTGGCCGGCGACATCCCGGACGAGGAGCGCATCGCGCAGCTCCGCGCCGCCCTGGAGCTGGACCGGCCGGCCGTCGAGCGGTGGGCGGACTGGCTGGCGGGGCTGGCGCACGGCGACCTGGGCGTCTCGCTGGTGTCCGGGCGGCCGGTGACCGGCGTGCTGGCCGACGGCCTGCCGCCGACGCTCGTGCTGGCCGGGCTCACGCTGCTGCTGCTCGTTCCCCTCGCCGTCGGGGCCGGCGTGATCGCCGCCGTACGGCAGGGCGGCCCGCTGGACCGGGCGCTCACCACCGTGACCGTCGGCCTGTACTCGATCCCCGAGTTCGCCCTCGGCGTGGTGCTCGTCGCGGTGTTCGCGGTGCGGCTCGGCTGGTTCCCGCCGACGGCGGTCGGCGCGCCCCCGAACCTGCTGGAGCAGCCCGCCCTGCTGGTGCTGCCGCTGGTGGTGCTGCTGGCCAGGCCGGTCTGCTCGATCAGCCGCCTGGTACGGGCCGGCATGGTCGACGCGCTGAACTCCGGCTACGCCGCCCACGCCCGCCGGCTCGGCCTCTCCCCCTGGCGGGTACGGCTCGCGCACGCGCTGCCGAACGCCCTGGCCCCCGGCGTGCAGCAGCTCGCCAGGACCACGGACTGGCTGCTCGGCGGAGTGATCGTGGTGGAGTCCGTGTTCGTGATCCCCGGGCTCGGCACCCTGCTGAACGACTCGGTGTCCGCCAGGGACATCCCGGTGATCCAGGCGTTGTGCGTGGTGTTCGCCACCACCACGGTGGTCGTGAACCTGGCCGCCGACCTGGGGGCGTACCGGCTGGTTCCCGGGAGTGCGCGGTGA
- a CDS encoding sulfite exporter TauE/SafE family protein, with protein MTPWEMVAVLAAGVAGGAINTVVGSGSLITFPTLLAVGLPPITANVSNNIGLVPGGLTGVAGYRAELKGQRDRLLRLAPASVAGALAGGLLLLNLPESTFTAVVVGLIAMSCTLVVIQPRLSRALADRPRRAHGGPWLWLGALAAGAYGGYFGAGQGILLIGLMGILIEEELQRVNAAKNVLVVLVNGTAAILYTLVADVDWTAVLLVATGSMAGGFLGARLGRRLPAPILRGVIVCIGVVAMVKLLTD; from the coding sequence ATGACACCTTGGGAGATGGTCGCGGTGCTCGCGGCCGGCGTCGCGGGCGGGGCCATCAACACCGTCGTCGGGTCGGGATCGCTGATCACGTTCCCCACGCTGCTCGCGGTGGGCCTGCCGCCGATCACGGCCAACGTCTCCAACAACATCGGCCTGGTCCCCGGCGGGCTGACCGGCGTCGCGGGTTACCGCGCCGAGCTGAAGGGCCAGCGCGACCGGCTGCTCCGGCTGGCGCCCGCGTCCGTGGCGGGCGCGCTGGCGGGCGGGCTGCTGCTGCTCAACCTGCCGGAGAGCACGTTCACGGCGGTCGTGGTCGGGCTCATCGCGATGTCCTGCACGCTGGTCGTGATCCAGCCCCGGCTCAGCCGCGCGCTGGCCGACCGGCCCCGGCGCGCGCACGGCGGCCCCTGGCTCTGGCTGGGCGCGCTGGCGGCCGGCGCGTACGGCGGCTACTTCGGCGCCGGGCAGGGCATCCTGCTCATCGGCCTGATGGGCATCCTCATCGAGGAGGAGCTGCAGCGCGTCAACGCGGCCAAGAACGTGCTCGTCGTGCTGGTCAACGGCACGGCGGCCATCCTGTACACGCTCGTCGCCGACGTGGACTGGACGGCGGTGCTGCTGGTGGCGACGGGCTCGATGGCGGGCGGGTTCCTCGGCGCACGGCTGGGCCGCAGGCTGCCCGCCCCGATCCTGCGTGGCGTGATCGTGTGCATCGGCGTGGTGGCGATGGTGAAGCTCCTCACCGATTGA
- a CDS encoding ABC transporter permease subunit encodes MRRRHGFGVVLLAVPLVLALAGPWLAGTPEPRGVSFSAGGPLGTDFVGRDVWEQVLLGGRSVVVVAVLATLLAYAGGVPLGLLAGLAAAPAGRRWVDEVLMRPLDLLLAVPSLLLLVMLAALLSPGPAALVVIVGLIGLPEVVRISRAAALRAAGSTAMEALRLQGETWWRRAVGYAGRSMLTTLAADVGVRLVGALYLVASASFLGVGLAPDASDWAVMVDRNRTGMFLQPWAVVVPALLIVSLSVGLNLTFDRAAVRR; translated from the coding sequence GTGAGGAGACGGCATGGGTTCGGAGTCGTGCTGCTGGCCGTGCCGCTGGTGCTCGCGCTGGCCGGGCCATGGCTGGCGGGGACGCCCGAGCCGCGCGGGGTGTCCTTCTCCGCCGGCGGGCCGCTGGGCACCGACTTCGTCGGGCGGGACGTGTGGGAGCAGGTGCTGCTCGGCGGGCGTTCCGTGGTGGTGGTCGCGGTGCTAGCGACGCTGCTCGCGTACGCGGGCGGGGTGCCGCTGGGGCTGCTGGCGGGCCTGGCGGCGGCGCCGGCCGGGCGGCGGTGGGTGGACGAGGTGCTGATGCGGCCGCTGGACCTGCTGCTGGCGGTGCCGTCCCTGCTGCTGCTCGTCATGCTGGCCGCGCTGCTCTCGCCGGGGCCCGCCGCGCTGGTGGTGATCGTGGGGCTGATCGGGCTGCCGGAGGTCGTACGGATCTCGCGGGCGGCGGCGCTGCGGGCGGCGGGCAGCACCGCGATGGAGGCGCTGCGGCTGCAGGGGGAGACGTGGTGGCGGCGGGCCGTCGGGTACGCCGGGCGGTCGATGCTCACCACGCTGGCGGCCGACGTGGGCGTGCGCCTGGTCGGGGCGCTGTACCTGGTGGCCTCGGCCAGCTTCCTGGGCGTCGGCCTCGCACCGGACGCCAGCGACTGGGCCGTCATGGTGGATCGCAACCGGACCGGGATGTTCCTGCAGCCGTGGGCGGTGGTGGTGCCGGCGCTGCTGATCGTGTCCCTGTCGGTGGGGCTGAACCTGACCTTCGACCGGGCGGCGGTGCGCAGGTGA
- a CDS encoding ABC transporter substrate-binding protein, with amino-acid sequence MRLDRRAFLSAAAAVALAGCASQPTGGTTSTQPRRGGRLRAAFAGGGAQESLDPHLANLFLEASRSKAMFDKLADYGTDVSIVPRLASRWESDAELSTWRITLREAAFHDGKPVRAADVLHSYARIADEKRTFRAKANLALIDLKNSRAVGDRTVEFRLKRPYAEFPNVLAAFGAYIVPEGADEFARPVGSGPFTFGSFQPGRSLLVRRNPDYWDGAPYVDELEYLIANEESARVNAVLGGQADYAHDLTPATARTHEAGGRMSIIRLSNSGMQAFAMKVDRPPFDDPQLRKAMFLLADRSQLIDSVLGGAGQVGNDLFGKDYLYYAADIPQRTPDLEQAKWLIGKAGATGLQIQLDTSAAASGFLEAASVFADQARQAGLEVSAKVGNKDTYWADVLNKGTICCYRSGAMPIETHLSQRLLTNSTTNATKWARPEFDALYDQAVASPDEARRREIYQDMQRTLHAEGGFLIWGFADWLLGTSPRLRGVANAPANTLDWARFDKVWLG; translated from the coding sequence ATGCGCCTAGATCGTCGTGCCTTCCTGTCCGCCGCCGCTGCCGTGGCCCTGGCGGGCTGCGCGTCCCAGCCCACCGGTGGCACCACCTCCACGCAGCCCAGGAGGGGCGGCAGGCTGCGGGCCGCGTTCGCGGGCGGCGGCGCGCAGGAGAGCCTGGACCCGCACCTGGCCAACCTCTTCCTGGAGGCGTCGCGCTCCAAGGCCATGTTCGACAAGCTCGCCGACTACGGGACCGACGTGTCGATCGTGCCGCGCCTGGCCTCCCGCTGGGAGTCCGACGCCGAGCTGAGCACCTGGCGGATCACGCTGCGCGAGGCCGCCTTCCACGACGGCAAGCCGGTACGCGCCGCCGACGTGCTCCACAGCTACGCCCGCATCGCCGACGAGAAGCGCACCTTCCGCGCCAAGGCCAACCTCGCCCTCATCGACCTCAAGAACAGCCGCGCCGTCGGCGACCGCACGGTGGAGTTCCGCCTGAAGCGGCCGTACGCGGAGTTCCCCAACGTGCTGGCCGCCTTCGGCGCCTACATCGTGCCCGAGGGCGCCGACGAGTTCGCCAGGCCCGTCGGGTCCGGGCCGTTCACGTTCGGCTCGTTCCAGCCGGGACGCTCGCTGTTGGTCAGGCGCAACCCCGACTACTGGGACGGCGCCCCGTACGTGGACGAGCTCGAATACCTGATCGCCAACGAGGAGTCGGCGCGGGTGAACGCCGTGCTCGGCGGCCAGGCCGACTACGCGCACGACCTCACCCCCGCCACCGCCCGCACCCACGAGGCCGGCGGCCGGATGTCGATCATCCGGCTGAGCAACAGCGGCATGCAGGCGTTCGCGATGAAGGTGGACCGGCCGCCCTTCGACGACCCGCAGCTCCGCAAGGCCATGTTCCTGCTGGCCGACCGGTCGCAGCTGATCGACAGCGTGCTGGGCGGGGCCGGGCAGGTGGGCAACGACCTGTTCGGCAAGGACTACCTCTACTACGCCGCCGACATCCCGCAGCGCACCCCCGACCTCGAACAGGCGAAGTGGCTGATCGGCAAGGCCGGGGCGACGGGCCTGCAGATCCAGCTCGACACGTCGGCGGCGGCCAGCGGCTTCCTGGAGGCGGCCAGCGTCTTCGCCGACCAGGCGCGGCAGGCCGGGCTGGAGGTGAGCGCGAAGGTCGGCAACAAGGACACGTACTGGGCCGACGTGCTGAACAAGGGCACCATCTGCTGCTACCGCTCCGGCGCCATGCCCATCGAGACCCACCTCTCGCAGCGCCTGCTCACCAACTCCACCACGAACGCCACCAAGTGGGCCCGCCCCGAGTTCGACGCCCTCTACGACCAGGCGGTCGCCAGCCCCGACGAGGCTCGGCGGCGCGAGATCTACCAGGACATGCAGCGCACGCTGCATGCCGAGGGCGGCTTCCTCATCTGGGGCTTCGCCGACTGGCTGCTCGGCACCTCCCCCAGGCTGCGCGGCGTCGCCAACGCGCCCGCGAACACGCTCGACTGGGCCCGCTTCGACAAGGTGTGGCTCGGGTGA